The DNA segment AACGGCTCAGGCGGGCTGACCGTCAATGTGGATAATACTCTTATCGGCGGCAACATCAGCCTGGATGTGGATCTCGCGGTACTTGCCACAGGGATGGTCCCGACCACCAGGGATGACGCGGTAGTGAACATGGCATACAGGCAGGGCCCGGCATTCCGTGATCTGGACCTCTTCGGAGGCTACTGCGATTCCAACTTCATCTGTTTCCCATATGAGACAAGGCGGACAGGGATCTATGCCGCAGGTGCAGTGCACAGGGCAATGACCATAGAGGAGGCAATGGAGGACGCCGCAGGCGCAACACTCAAGGCCCTCCAGTGCCTGAAGGCCATTGACGAGGGCCACTCGGTCCATCCGCGCGTATGGGATTTTGATTATCCTGACTTCTACTTCCAGCGCTGCACTCAGTGTAAGCGCTGCACTGAAGAGTGTCCGTTCGGGGCCCTTGATGACGATGAGGCAGGTACTCCCAAACTCAATCCCACGAGGTGCCGCCGCTGCGGTACGTGCATGGGCGCATGTCCGGAGCGCATAATCAACTTCAAGGACTACAGTATCGACATCGTAGGCTCGATGATCAAGGCGATCGAGGTGCCTGACGACGACGAAGACAAGCTCAGGTTGCTCATTTTTGCCTGCGAGAACGACGCCTATCCAGCCCTGGATATGGCAGCCAGAAAGGGGCTTTCCTGGTCACCCTTGGCCAGGATCATTCCTGTCCGGTGCCTTGGTTCTGTTAACGTGGCATGGATCAAGGACGCCATGTCAAGTGGAATAGACGGCGCCTTGCTGCTTGGCTGCAGGTTCGGTGATGATTACCAGTGCCACTTTGTGAAGGGCAGTGAGCTGTCAGAGAAGCGCATGGCAAATGTTGCCGAGTCACTCAGCTCCCTGGGAATCGAGGCGGAGCGTGTAAAATTGGCACAGGTTGCCATTGACGAGTATGATCAAATCCCCAAGATCATAAATGAGTTTACAGATGAGGTGATCGAATTGGGACCGAATCCATTCAAAGGTTTCTAGGAGGTACTAATCATGGCTGAACGAAATCAGGTGGAGCCGGACCTGGCGTTCGTAAAGGGCGTCATGGAGGCAGGCGGGGACACGGTTAACCGCTGTTATCAGTGTGCGACGTGTTCCATAGTCTGTCCCTTGTCCACGGACGAGAGCCCGTTTCCCAGAAAGGAGATGCTTTGGGCTCAGTGGGGTCTGGGATCCAGAGTCGCAGGGGATGCAGATGTCTGGTTATGTCATAACTGCGGTGATTGCACAAAGTATTGTCCAAGGAATGCCCGTCCAGGTGACGTGCTGAGCGCAATCAGGATAAATGCCATAAAGCACTATGCCAGGCCCAAGGCCCTGGCGAATATGCTGGACAGCGCGGGCGGGGTGATAGGCACTGTAATCGCGTCGATGTTTACCGTGATGGTCGTGGCATTTCTCTGGGCACAGTACACAAAAGAGGCATTTCCGATTCCTGAGGGCACGGTCGTATATCACAAGTTCCTGACCGTGGTGCCAATAGACGCTCTATTCCTTTCCATTTCTGCCCTTGTGATCTATGCCAGCGTAAAGGGAGTACTCCAGTTCTGGAGCGATATCTCCAAGGGCGCCGGACTGCCGAGTTCATACACCGGGAAGGCCGCAACGCCTGCACTGGGTCCCTTTCTGACAAAATATGTATGGCCTGCCGTTAAGGAGATATTGACCCATGAGCGCTTCAAGAAGTGCGGAGAGGTGGCAGAGCGTTCAACAGGGCATCTCTGGGTCCTGTGGTCATTCATTATCCTGTTTACTGTGACCATCCTCGTCATGATCCAGGCGGACGTGCTGAGCATTCTATTCCCTGAGGCCGGATTCGAAACACCTCTTGTCCTGTATCATCCGGTCAAGATTGCGGCCAATATCGGCGCTGTCATGCTCATAGCCGGGATATGGATGCTCAGGAATATGAGGAGACGGAAGACTGCAGAGGGTACCATTACGAGCTCAACACAGGACTGGATCCTGATATGGCTCATTTTTGCAGTGGGAGTGAGCGGTGCAGCGGCAGAGATAATACGCCTGGCGGACGT comes from the Deltaproteobacteria bacterium genome and includes:
- a CDS encoding heterodisulfide reductase; this translates as MAERNQVEPDLAFVKGVMEAGGDTVNRCYQCATCSIVCPLSTDESPFPRKEMLWAQWGLGSRVAGDADVWLCHNCGDCTKYCPRNARPGDVLSAIRINAIKHYARPKALANMLDSAGGVIGTVIASMFTVMVVAFLWAQYTKEAFPIPEGTVVYHKFLTVVPIDALFLSISALVIYASVKGVLQFWSDISKGAGLPSSYTGKAATPALGPFLTKYVWPAVKEILTHERFKKCGEVAERSTGHLWVLWSFIILFTVTILVMIQADVLSILFPEAGFETPLVLYHPVKIAANIGAVMLIAGIWMLRNMRRRKTAEGTITSSTQDWILIWLIFAVGVSGAAAEIIRLADVAVLAYPVYVLHLGCVATLFLSLPYSKFAHLLYRTTAYVHERWARDVRAGKAGFGLEKMVTAWQYEGKDIH